A window of the Gossypium hirsutum isolate 1008001.06 chromosome A05, Gossypium_hirsutum_v2.1, whole genome shotgun sequence genome harbors these coding sequences:
- the LOC107960798 gene encoding protein unc-13 homolog, which produces MSSRLRDRTSCQPKLHNHHYQVTTKTAVAMPNYFTETRTCPLAELATNLSDSELRETAYEILVGACRSSGVKPLTFISHSEKNLGRAPALTSTASLQRSLSSTAASNVKKALGLKSSRKRHVSGESDSERVKKAVTIGEMLRVQMRVSEQIDSRVRRALLRVAAAQLGKRIESIVLPVEMLQQLKPSDFPNQWEYDAWQRRNLKLLEAGLLLHPLLPLDKTDTAAQQLRQIIRGALEKPLETGKNNESMQALRSIALSLACRTFDGSVSETSHWADGFPLNLRIYRMLLEACFDVNDEISVIEEVDEVLELVKKTWVVLGMNQMLHDLCFLWILFNRYVVTGQVESDLLFAANNLLMEVEKDAKAMTDPDYSKIISSTLGTILGWAEKRLLAYHNYFHSDNTETMECVVSMAVLSAKIMVEDISHEYHRKRKEVDLARERVDNYIRSSLHVAFVQIMEKVKSSKHSSKNQQNQFPFLSILAQGVSTLAFSEKAIFSPLLKRWHPLAAGVAVATLHSCYGNELKQFVSGIGDLTPDILQVLRAADKLEKDLVQIAVENSVDSEDGGKSIIREMPPYEAESVISNLVKSWITTRLDRLKEWVDRNLQREVWDPRTNKENFAPSAVEVLRIVDEALEAFFLLPISMHAVLLPDLTTGIDRCILHYISKAKSGCGSQNTFVPSMPVLTRCSTRSKFVGVFKRKEKFQIAQGRKSQVGTTNSNGSLGISHLCCRINTLQHFRMELVVLAKRAISHVRNSESAHMDNIADGMGKAFELSTTACVEGIKQLCEITAYKIVFHDLSHVLWDGLYVGEVSSSRIEPFLQELEQYLEVISLTVHYRVRTRVITEVMKASFDGLLLVLLAGGPPRAFHLQDYETIADDFKSLCDLFWSNGDGLPADLIQKFSTTVNAILPLFHTDTDSLIEQFQYMTLETYGSSAKSKLPLPPTTGQWNPTEPNTLLRVLCYRSDETAAKFLKKTYNLPKKL; this is translated from the exons ATGTCGAGTAGACTAAGGGATAGAACTTCTTGCCAACCCAAGCTACACAACCATCATTACCAAGTAACCACAAAAACGGCCGTGGCGATGCCTAACTACTTCACTGAGACGCGGACCTGTCCACTCGCTGAGTTGGCAACGAATTTATCAGATTCGGAGCTCCGAGAAACGGCTTACGAGATTCTGGTCGGAGCCTGTCGGAGTTCCGGCGTGAAGCCATTGACTTTCATATCGCATTCCGAGAAAAATTTGGGAAGGGCGCCGGCGTTGACGTCGACGGCGTCGTTACAGAGGTCTTTGTCTTCGACGGCGGCGAGTAATGTGAAAAAGGCTTTAGGATTGAAATCGTCTCGGAAGAGGCATGTGAGTGGTGAGTCGGACTCGGAACGAGTCAAAAAAGCGGTTACTATTGGGGAGATGTTGAGGGTTCAGATGAGAGTTTCAGAGCAAATCGATTCCAGGGTTAGAAGAGCTCTCTTGAGAGTTGCTGCTGCTCAG CTTGGAAAACGGATAGAGTCAATAGTGTTGCCAGTTGAGATGTTGCAGCAACTCAAGCCTTCGGATTTTCCGAATCAATGGGAATATGACGCTTGGCAGAGGAGGAATTTGAAGCTTCTTGAAGCTGGACTCCTTTTACATCCTCTCTTGCCCCTAGATAAAACCGATACTGCTGCACAGCAACTGCGACAGATCATTCGTGGGGCCTTGGAGAAACCTTTGGAGACCGGCAAAAACAACGAATCGATGCAAGCTCTTCGGAGCATTGCTTTGTCTCTTGCTTGTAGAACCTTTGATGGGTCTGTTTCTGAGACCAGCCACTGGGCAGATGGATTCCCGTTGAATCTCAGAATATACCGAATGCTTTTAGAGGCTTGTTTTGATGTTAATGATGAAATCTCTGTTATTGAAGAGGTCGATGAGGTTCTGGAACTTGTGAAGAAGACATGGGTAGTCCTTGGAATGAACCAGATGCTGCATGATCTTTGTTTCTTGTGGATATTGTTTAACCGATATGTGGTAACTGGCCAAGTGGAAAGCGATCTGTTGTTTGCTGCTAATAATCTGTTAATGGAAGTTGAAAAGGATGCAAAGGCAATGACAGATCCTGATTATTCAAAGATAATAAGCTCTACTTTGGGCACAATTCTAGGCTGGGCTGAGAAAAGGCTACTTGCCTACCACAATTATTTTCACAGTGATAACACTGAGACAATGGAATGTGTTGTTTCTATGGCGGTTCTATCAGCAAAGATAATGGTAGAAGATATCTCTCACGAGTATCATAGGAAAAGAAAGGAAGTTGACTTGGCTCGTGAGAGAGTTGATAATTACATAAGATCATCATTGCATGTGGCTTTTGTTCAG ATAATGGAGAAGGTGAAGTCCAGCAAACATTCTTCTAAGAACCAACAAAACCAGTTTCCTTTCCTTTCCATCCTCGCACAGGGTGTCAGTACACTGGCTTTTAGTGAAAAGGCAATTTTTAGTCCTCTATTAAAGAGATGGCATCCTCTTGCAGCTGGTGTAGCTGTGGCCACTCTTCATTCCTGCTATGGAAATGAGCTGAAGCAGTTTGTTTCTGGCATTGGTGATTTGACACCAGATATACTACAAGTGTTGAGAGCTGCTGACAAATTGGAGAAAGATCTGGTGCAAATTGCAGTTGAAAATTCAGTGGATAGTGAAGATGGTGGAAAGTCGATTATAAGGGAGATGCCTCCTTATGAGGCTGAATCCGTGATTTCCAATCTAGTGAAATCATGGATAACGACTAGATTAGACAGACTGAAGGAATGGGTTGACAGGAATCTGCAACGAGAG GTATGGGATCCACGAACAAATAAAGAGAATTTTGCTCCCTCTGCTGTTGAAGTTTTACGAATTGTAGATGAAGCATTAGAAGCATTCTTTTTGTTGCCAATATCTATGCATGCTGTATTGCTTCCCGATTTAACCACTGGTATTGACAGATGTATTCTACATTATATATCAAAGGCAAAGTCTGGCTGTG GGTCCCAAAATACTTTTGTTCCCTCAATGCCTGTTTTGACCAGATGTTCAACACGCTCAAAGTTTGTTGGTGTTTTTAAGAGAAAAGAGAAGTTTCAAATAGCACAGGGTAGGAAATCTCAGGTTGGAACAACAAATAGCAATGGCTCCTTGGGGATATCCCATCTGTGCTGTCGTATTAATACTCTGCAGCATTTTCGAATGGAGTTGGTTGTTTTGGCAAAAAGGGCAATTTCCCATGTTAGAAATTCCGAATCAGCTCATATGGACAATATTGCTGATGGGATGGGGAAAGCATTTGAACTTTCAACTACTGCTTGTGTGGAAGGGATAAAACAATTGTGTGAGATAACTGCATATAAGATTGTTTTCCATGATCTAAGTCATGTCCTTTGGGATGGCTTGTATGTTGGGGAAGTTTCGTCCTCTAGGATTGAACCTTTTCTTCAGGAGCTTGAGCAGTATTTGGAGGTTATCTCATTAACCGTGCATTACAGAGTCAGAACACGAGTTATTACTGAAGTAATGAAAGCTTCTTTTGATGGTCTCTTGCTGGTTTTACTCGCTGGAGGCCCCCCTCGTGCTTTCCATTTGCAAGATTATGAAACAATAGCTGATGATTTCAAGTCCTTGTGTGATTTATTTTGGTCCAATGGCGATGGACTTCCAGCTGATTTAATACAGAAGTTTTCGACCACTGTTAATGCCATCCTCCCACTATTTCATACTGATACTGACAGCCTAATTGAACAATTCCAATATATGACCCTAGAGACTTATGGCAGTTCTGCTAAATCCAAGCTTCCGTTGCCACCAACTACCGGCCAATGGAATCCAACAGAGCCTAACACACTCTTGCGTGTTTTGTGTTATCGAAGTGATGAGACTGCAGCTAAGTTCCTTAAGAAAACTTACAACTTGCCCAAGAAACTCTAA